The following DNA comes from Macaca thibetana thibetana isolate TM-01 chromosome 14, ASM2454274v1, whole genome shotgun sequence.
AAGAACCTGGGCCCTCGTCTTCCCTTTCAGGGTGGGCATCTGACCTGCCCCCTGGACAGGCTCCCAAGCACGGCGGAGGCCAAACCTTCCCGGCTGCCGCCCACCCAGCCACGCTGACTTGGAAGCTTGAGCATTCAGCGGCCTCCATCCTGCCCGGAAGGACCAGGGACCTGGCCCCGGCTTCCCCGCAGCGCCCTCGGGGGACGTCTCAGTGCCTCCCGGAGCCCGGACCAGTGCACCAGAGCTGAGGGCCCAGAGGTGTCAGGGTGGCCGGGCAATTGTGTGAGGACGACGCCCCACAAGTTTGCGGCCAGGGCCCAGTAAACCCCTAGGGGTGGGAAAGCGTCGGCCCAGCCAGCGGGTAAAGCCCCCTTCACCCGTGACCCAGCGGCTACGACCCCGCGTCCTCATCTCGGGCTGGGACCGCCTCTGCATCTGGCCTGAGCGGGACCGTGGGATCCCGGGGAGCCCCGCCTCGCTGCATTGACGAAGCCCAGGAGGAGCGACAGTTACCGCTTCCGGTCATGACCGGAAGTGCTGGGAACGGCATTCGTTCTCCATACGAGATGATGCACTTCCTGCCTGGGGCGGCCGCTGTTCTCGCGGTTTCCGGCAGGTGGCGCTGGGACCACGGGAAGCCGGCCCGGCTGTCGGTTAGCCGTCGAGCATTCTGGGAATTGCAGGCCtagcccctcctcttcctgttctTTTTGGTCAATTCCGGTCTTGGTTCCCCAACAAATGCCGTCGTTTCCGGGGCCGCTTCCGAGCCGGACCCAAGGGCCGGGGCGTAGAGGGGCGGGCGCATGCGCACAGGGCTACACATCCCGACAGGCGTCGGGAGTGGAGGCCCAGTGCCTTGTGGGAGTTGTAGTTCTGCAGGTGCGGAAGCCGCGGCGCTCCGCCGGCAGAGCACTCGGTTTCCCAGAGGGCTGAGCGCGCCGCGCGGACGTGCGGCGCCGACCAAGATGGAGATTGCCGTGCATCCTTGAGCCGGTAGGTTTGTGCTGAGGGAGGACGGGCCACGGTGGCCGGCCGAGCCTCCGGAAGGTCACCGAGCGCAGCTTTAACACTTGAGCTCGGAGGCCCCGCTGTGCTCGCCGACCCCCGTACCTTGCGACCGGGCCCTTGGCACCCACAGCATCCTCTTGAGGCCCGGACCCGGGCCTGTCCAGCCCGACTTCGCACCGAGAGCCAACTTGGCACTGAGAGTTCGTTCTTTCCCTGGCGGGGAGGTCTTGCTGGCACATAGAGTGGAGAAAGGCCGGGCTCTGCATTCATGTGGAGAAAGAGACGGCTTCCTTCAGTCTCCGGACATGAAGGAGTCAACTCTGCCCTTCCACTCATTGCCGGATCTCGCCGAGAACCCCGAGAACGGACTCCCGGAGTCCCTGTCTTGCAGCCCGATCCTCGCTCCCCCTCGGAGTGCCCCGCTGACCAGGCTGCTTCTGGCCGCGGCGGCGTTCTGCTGCAGAGGACGGGAGTGCGAATCTGGGAAGCAGGGGTCTGGTTGGAACTCCAGCGTCGTCTGCAACATACTGTGTGACTTGGGCAAATTATGTCCCCCGCCCCATTCCTGCCAGTTTTAAAACGGTCATCAGTGTGGGGGGTACTGGGTATCGCCTTTCCCTGGGGTGGCTTCTTCACTGAGGAGAGTCAGGCCTCAGAGGAATTGAGGTCCTTCCTGTGTTTGACCTGGTGGAGGGCACTGACAGTCCCTAATAGTACCCCTGACCCCATCCTTGTTGGGTGCACAAGACACAGGTCACCCTGGGCGGGCAAGGAGTGTTGGTAGCAGGAGAGGAGTCAGTGGATGGATGGCCGAGGACAGTGAAGAAGGGTGTGGATGGGCCGTCTTTTTTGCTTGGAAACGCAAGCTCTGAGGTACCTAGTCACTCTACCACTAAATGGGTACAGGAGGCAGCATTTGTCTGCCCAGCTGGAAAGGCAAGGTATGTGCTGAGTGTTACAGGAGGAAGGTCACTGGAGGTCGCTCCAGGAGCTGCGGGGATTTGCTTCTGCCTAGCAGGGCTGCTCAAGGTGATGGTCGACACCCCACTTTCCTGAGAGCTTGACCCTCAGATGCCAGGGCCTTGGCTGCAGATTCCTTGGGAGCTCCCGGGGATCTTCCAGCAAATAGGAGCAAACCTTTTCCCCATGGATCAGGAAGGTGCTGGCTCTTTGTGGAGTACCAACTGCTCACCCTGCACAGCAAGCAGCTTATAAGTGGCCCTCCTGCCTGATCTCGGCCCTGGGTTTAAGCCCTGGGTGGCTGCTTACTACTAAAATCGCTTAGTAGCTCCAAGCTTGCCTGCAGAGGGTTGGCACGATTAAATGAGGTAACGAGTCAAAAGTCCCTACCCTGAGTCCTAGCCTGTCAGGGGCTCTGAAAACCCAGACTTAGGTCGGTCCTGCCTGGCACCTTAAGGGGTGACAATGTGCTGGCACTGGACACAACCTGTTTCACACATGTGTGCTCTGGTCTGAGGTTggtcctctcccccaccccacccacctgcAGTTGAGCAGCTGAACAGCGGCAATGCTGGGGCACTCCCAGGCCTGAGACGACCACGCCTGTGCCACTGAGGACCTTCAGCAGGGCTCCATTCACCTGGCCCACTTGGCTGTCCAGTCACACTCCAGTGTCAACCACTGGCACCCAGCAGCCAAGAGAGGTGAGAGGAGGGCTTGGAGGGGGAGGCGGGACTCCACCCTGTGTGGGACAGTTCTGTCAGTTGATTCTCTACTTGTCCAGGGGCAGTGGATCTGCAGGGGGAACTCATTCTCAATACTGTTCCTCCTGAGAGACAAACTTCCTGGGCCGTTTTGGTTTAGGTGTGGTGTGGCCCTGGGGACCCATGGCTGATGCAGGGACAGGTGAGCCGTCCCCCAGCGTGGAGGGCGAGCACGGGACGGAGTATGACACGCTGCCTTCCGACACGGTCTCCCTCAGTGACTCGGACTCTGACCTCAGCTTGCCCGGTGGTGCCGAAGTGGAAGCACTGTCCCCGCTGGGGCTGCCTGGGGAGGAGGATTCAGGTCCTGATGAACCACCCTCACCCCCGTCAGGCCTCCTCCCGGCCACGGTGCAGCCATTCCATCTGAGAGGCATGAGCTCCACCTTCTCCCAGCGCAGCCGTGACATCTTTGACTGCCTGGAGGGAGCGGCCAGGAGGGCTCCATCCTCTGTGGCCCACATGAGCATGAGTGACAATGGAGGCTTCAAGCAGCCCCTAGCGCCCTCAGGCCGGTCTCCAGTGGAAGGCCTGGGCGGGGCCCGTCGGAGCCCTGCCTCCCCAAGGGTGCCTCCGGTCCCTGACTACGTGGCACACCCCGAGCGCTGGACCAAGTACAGCCTAGAAGATGTGACCGAGGTCAGCGAGCAGAGCAATCAGGCCGCCGCC
Coding sequences within:
- the LOC126935865 gene encoding uncharacterized protein LOC126935865, whose amino-acid sequence is MSGRAELTPSCPETEGSRLFLHMNAEPGLSPLYVPARPPRQGKNELSVPSWLSVRSRAGQARVRASRGCCGCQGPGRKVRGSASTAGPPSSSVKAALGDLPEARPATVARPPSAQTYRLKDARQSPSWSAPHVRAARSALWETECSAGGAPRLPHLQNYNSHKALGLHSRRLSGCVALCACARPSTPRPLGPARKRPRKRRHLLGNQDRN
- the TSSC4 gene encoding protein TSSC4, with protein sequence MADAGTGEPSPSVEGEHGTEYDTLPSDTVSLSDSDSDLSLPGGAEVEALSPLGLPGEEDSGPDEPPSPPSGLLPATVQPFHLRGMSSTFSQRSRDIFDCLEGAARRAPSSVAHMSMSDNGGFKQPLAPSGRSPVEGLGGARRSPASPRVPPVPDYVAHPERWTKYSLEDVTEVSEQSNQAAALAFLGSQSLAAPTDCVSSFNQDPSSCGAGRVVFTKPVRGVEARHERKRVLGKVGEPGRGGLGNPATDRGEGPVELAHLAGPGSPEAEEWGSPHGGLQEVEALSGPVHSGSVPGLPPVETVGFHGSRKRSRDHFRNKGSSPEDPGAEV